A stretch of DNA from Allomeiothermus silvanus DSM 9946:
TGTACCCGTACCGTGGAAAGTTCGACCCCAGCTAGGCTCTTGGCAGCCCAGGATACCCGCTCCCCGATAGAGTCCACCACCGCTGGAATGCGCGCACCGAAAGCCACCACCACATACAGATCGGCCTGGTACTTACCCGGCGCGGCGGGGTCGGGCTTGACCACCACCCCCTCGCTGGCCTCAGCCCGGCCCAGGATACGGCTGATGCTCTCGCGGATGCCCGCCGGGCTCATCCCCACCACACCCGGCACTTCGTGGGCCGCCAACCCCAAAATGGCTGCCAGCGCCCCTTCGGTCACATTGACATTGCCTTTCAAGCTCTCCTCCTGTTGCAAGGGACCCCGAGCCGGGCTCGAGGCGCGATGATAGCGCTTTCCACTATTGAGACAGTATACCGTTAGCTCTCCTCCAGCGAGCGCCGAAAGGGCATACTCCGCGGGTTGCCTTTCCCGTGAGGCCGGTGGGGCTGGGGTCTATTCCCAGTGACCGCCTTCTTGCAAGGCGCGAGCGAACCACCCCGGAATCTCTTGGCCGAATCGTCGCCGGGCAAAGTCCCGAGCGAACTCACCGTAACGCTTCTCGGCAATTGCGCTTCGGGCTTGCTCCATCAGCCGATGCAGATAGCGCAGGTTGTGCAGGCTCACCATGCGCAAGCCCAGCATCTCCTCGGCCCGGATCAGGTGTGAGAGATAAGCCCGGCTGAAGTGGCGGCAGGCGTAGCAGTCGCACTCCGGGTCAATCGGACGGGGATCGTCGAGATACCGGGTGAGCTTGAGGTTCATCCGGCCCTCCGCGACCAGTGCGTAGCCGAAGCGTCCGGTGCGGGTGGGGTACACGCAGTCGAACATGTCTATCCCCAGCGCTACCGACGCGACCAGATCCTCCGGGTGGCCCACCCCCATCAGGTAGCGGGGCTTGCTTTCGGGCAGGATGCGGGTCGAAAGCTCCACCGCCGGGTACATGGCCTCCTTAGGCTCGCCCACCGCCAGTCCGCCGATGGCGAACCCGGGAGCGTCGAAGGCGACCGTAGCCTCCGCACTTATCCTACGCAGCTCCAAGTCTATCCCCCCCTGGGCGATGGCAAAGAGGGCTTGGTCGGGGCGGGTTTTGGCCTTGAAGCAGCGCTCGAGCCAGCGCAGGGTTCGCTCGATGGACTCCTTCATGTACTCCCGGCTGGCCGGGTAGGGCGGACACTCGTCGAAGGCCATGATGATGTCCGCCCCCAACGCCTCCTGCACGGCTACGCTTTTTTCCGGCGATAGCTCGATCAGGTCGCCGTTGATGTGGCTTTGAAAGACTACGCCTTCCTCCGAGATGCGCCGCAGGTGGCCTAGGCTCATCACCTGAAACCCCCCCGAATCGGTGAGCCAGGGGCCGCTATAGGCGGCGAAACGGTGTAGCCCGCCCAAGGCCTTCACCCGCTGGGGGCCGGGGCGCAAGAGCAGGTGATAGGTATTGGCCAAAACGATCTGCGATCCGATATCCCGGATCTCCTGGGGGCTTATGCCCTTGACGGAGCCTAGCGTACCCACCGGCATGAAAAGCGGGGTGTGTACTAAACCGTGCGGGGTCGGCAAGAGCCCGTTGCGGGCTCGGCCCGCCCGGGCGGTGATGCGGAAGTCAAACACACGAAAGATTGTCGAATGCCAAGCGCCACACGTCAAACGCCCGTCGCCTTATACCGAGTCCCAGGGCTTTTGCCGCCCGAAGCACTTGGCGTTAGACTTATCTGGTGGAGCGGTATCTGCTGGTGATGTTGGGCGGGGCCATCGGCGCGGGCCTGCGCTATGGGCTGGGGGCCTGGCTTCAGGGGCTAGCCGGGCCGAGTTTCCCCTGGAGCACCTTTTTTATCAACCTGAGCGGAAGCTTTCTCATCGGAGCGGTGCTGCGCCGCTCCCTCGAGGGCAACCTCTCTACCGAAGCCCGGCTGTTTTTAGCCGTGGGCATTTTTGGGGGCTATACCACCTTCTCCACCTTCAGCTACGAAACCCTGACCCTGGTCCAACAGGGGGAATGGCTCAAGGCGTTTTTGTACGTGACCGGCAGCGTGGTGTTGGGATTTATAGCGGTCTGGTTGGCCTATCGCCTGGCCGGGTAACGTTGGGTAGGGGGTATGTATGAAGCTCGAGGGTGAAGCCAAGCTCGTGCGCATCTTTATCGGGGAGTCGGACCGTTGGCAGGGAAAACCCCTCTACGAGGCCATCGTGCTCGAGGCCAAGCGCCAGGGATTGGCGGGGGCCACGGTGTTCAAGGGGGTGACGGGCTTCGGGGCCCACTCGCGCATCCACTCCGCCAAGATCTTGCAGCTTTCCGAGGATCTCCCGATGATGATCGAGATCGTGGACGCCGAGGAAAAGGTACGGGCCTTCTTGCCCGCGCTCGAGGCGATGGTGGGGGAGGGGTTGGTGACCATGGAGCGGGTAGAGGTAATCCGCTACCGGCACCGCTAGGGGCCGTTCTGGCTTTGCCGGAATGTACGGTGCCTTACCCGCCCTGGCCAAAGCCAGGGCTACCCTTAGCCTATGTTCGGCAATTTCTTCAAAAGCCCCAAGGACGAACGCGGGCGGGTTCCTCCTGGCCAGACGCTCACCGAGCGCTTCCCCGTGCTCACCTACGGCCCGACCCCCAGCTTAAAGCCCCAGGAGGTACGGCTCAAGGTATATGGGCGGGTGGAAACCCCCCTCGAGCTTTCCTGGGACGACCTGATGGGCCTGCCCCAAAGCGACCTCACCGCCGACTTCCACTGCGTTACCCGCTGGAGCAAGCTCGACGTGAAATGGCGGGGGGTTCGGGTGCTCGATCTTATGGAGCAAGTCCGGCTCGAGCCCAGCGCCAAAGCTGTGCTGCTACACTGTTACGGGGGATACACCACCAACTTGCTCCTGGAGGACTTCCTGCGCCCGGAGAACCTGCTGGCCCACACCCTCTATGGCGAACCCCTCCCGCGGGACCATGGCGGCCCCTTACGGCTCATCGTGCCGCACCTGTACGCCTGGAAAAGCGCCAAATGGCTACGGGGGCTCGAGTTCTTGGACCGGGAAGAACTCGGCTTCTGGGAGGTCAACGGTTATCACCGCCGGGGGGATCCCTGGAAGGAAGAGCGCTTTAGCGAAGGGTAGGTATACTAAGGGCGAGGTGAGTCGAGATGACTGCCGAGGCCCAGGCGGTGCAGATAGCCTTACAGGCTTACCGTGACTGCCAGGAATTGGAAGAGCGCGAGTACGCAGAGCAGTACGACGAGGTCAAGCGGATGGAGGATGAGGCCCCCGCACCTGATCCGTGCGCGCTCCTTTTCAATGAGTTGGTGGAGGCCTGTATCCGCTACGTGGAAGCGGGCGGGAACCGAGCCGACCTCGATCTTGGCGAATACCGCAGCGCCGTTTACCGGCGGATGGATGAGTTCCGCTCGGTGCAACGATGGGAGGACGAAGGGGGAAGCACCCCACCTGCCTAAAGGTTTTACCGGCCTGGATGGGCTTGGCTCGGCCCTACCAAGTAGACCGCCTGCCAGGGACGGTAGCGGGTGGAGAGTACCTCGGTGCGCGTGCCCGAAGCGTCGGTAATGGTGCGGCTCAGGCGAACGCTGTAGCCGTCAGCGGCCCAGTCTACTTGTTTGCGAACCCCAGGGCGGAGGCTATCGTCCTCGATGTACTTAGCGGGGGGGTGGGGGGTGCGCGAGAGAATGACCGGGTCGGATATCGTCACCGTGCGCCCGATGGGTAGGCCCCACACGCTCACCGTCAGGCTCACCTTGTCAGGATCGTAATAGGTACGAAGGAGCAGCGGGGAGGGGGTGTCGTTTTTCATCCGCAGGTCCAGGTAAGGCTGGTATACGGCGGCGTCGAAACCGATGATGGGGTCGTACCAGTGCACCCGGTAAGCATGGGGATTGCGTTCCACCACCGGAAGGCCGGTCTTGTATAAAGCGCGGAAGGTGGTG
This window harbors:
- the crcB gene encoding fluoride efflux transporter CrcB yields the protein MERYLLVMLGGAIGAGLRYGLGAWLQGLAGPSFPWSTFFINLSGSFLIGAVLRRSLEGNLSTEARLFLAVGIFGGYTTFSTFSYETLTLVQQGEWLKAFLYVTGSVVLGFIAVWLAYRLAG
- the tgt gene encoding tRNA guanosine(34) transglycosylase Tgt, which produces MFDFRITARAGRARNGLLPTPHGLVHTPLFMPVGTLGSVKGISPQEIRDIGSQIVLANTYHLLLRPGPQRVKALGGLHRFAAYSGPWLTDSGGFQVMSLGHLRRISEEGVVFQSHINGDLIELSPEKSVAVQEALGADIIMAFDECPPYPASREYMKESIERTLRWLERCFKAKTRPDQALFAIAQGGIDLELRRISAEATVAFDAPGFAIGGLAVGEPKEAMYPAVELSTRILPESKPRYLMGVGHPEDLVASVALGIDMFDCVYPTRTGRFGYALVAEGRMNLKLTRYLDDPRPIDPECDCYACRHFSRAYLSHLIRAEEMLGLRMVSLHNLRYLHRLMEQARSAIAEKRYGEFARDFARRRFGQEIPGWFARALQEGGHWE
- a CDS encoding DUF190 domain-containing protein; its protein translation is MKLEGEAKLVRIFIGESDRWQGKPLYEAIVLEAKRQGLAGATVFKGVTGFGAHSRIHSAKILQLSEDLPMMIEIVDAEEKVRAFLPALEAMVGEGLVTMERVEVIRYRHR
- a CDS encoding sulfite oxidase-like oxidoreductase; amino-acid sequence: MFGNFFKSPKDERGRVPPGQTLTERFPVLTYGPTPSLKPQEVRLKVYGRVETPLELSWDDLMGLPQSDLTADFHCVTRWSKLDVKWRGVRVLDLMEQVRLEPSAKAVLLHCYGGYTTNLLLEDFLRPENLLAHTLYGEPLPRDHGGPLRLIVPHLYAWKSAKWLRGLEFLDREELGFWEVNGYHRRGDPWKEERFSEG
- a CDS encoding Asp23/Gls24 family envelope stress response protein — translated: MKGNVNVTEGALAAILGLAAHEVPGVVGMSPAGIRESISRILGRAEASEGVVVKPDPAAPGKYQADLYVVVAFGARIPAVVDSIGERVSWAAKSLAGVELSTVRVHVVGVSRG